The Onychomys torridus chromosome 4, mOncTor1.1, whole genome shotgun sequence genome includes a window with the following:
- the Defb115 gene encoding beta-defensin 115, translated as MLRTSSSTLSGHIKLCFLTLAVFMVLAQTSPEGWLKTCFYGMGKCRRECRLDEKKKEICGEFTVCCIHISKSKLSNIPLANQRKKNGTYPFQTSSFNSYANLWCRGF; from the exons ATGCTTCGGACTAGTTCCTCAACCCTCTCAGGACACATcaagctctgcttcctgaccttaGCTGTCTTTATGGTCCTGGCTCAGACTTCCCCAG AGGGATGGCTCAAAACGTGCTTTTATGGAATGGGCAAATGCAGACGTGAATGCCGGCTagatgagaagaagaaagagatatGTGGGGAGTTCACGGTTTGCTGTATCCACATATCAAAGTCAAAACTATCCAACATACCTCTAGCCAACCAACGGAAAAAGAATGGTACGTATCCATTTCAGACTTCCAGCTTCAATAGCTATGCTAATCTTTGGTGCCGGGGCTTCTGA